A genomic region of Ochotona princeps isolate mOchPri1 chromosome 17, mOchPri1.hap1, whole genome shotgun sequence contains the following coding sequences:
- the ARL16 gene encoding ADP-ribosylation factor-like protein 16 codes for MCLLLGAPGVGKTLLVKRLQQLSLRGGTGNVGEPPPTQPTVGTDLTDIVVQRRITIRELGGCMGPIWPSYYGDCRALLFVMDASNPSQVSASCVQLLGLLSANQLAGASVLILFNKIDLPCHMGLEEVKSLIRLPDIVACAKQDVATAAVSAREGTGLTQVLRWLQDTHRNGS; via the exons ATGTGTCTGCTGCTGGGGGCTCCGGGCGTCGGAAAGACGTTGCTGGTGAAGCGGCTGCAGC AGCTGAGCTTGCGGGGCGGCACGGGCAACGTGGGTGAGCCCCCGCCGACGCAGCCCACG GTGGGCACCGACCTCACGGACATCGTGGTCCAGAGACGCATCACCATCCGCGAGCTGGGGGGCTGCATGGGCCCTATCTGGCCCAGCTACTACGGAGACTGCCGTGCCCTGCTG TTCGTCATGGACGCCTCGAACCCCTCGCAGGTCTCTGCGTCCTGTGTGCAGCTCTTGGGGCTTCTTTCTGCGAACCAGCTGGCAGGAGCCTCCGTCCTCATCCTCTTCAACAAAAT agacCTGCCATGTCACATGGGCCTGGAGGAGGTCAAGTCGCTCATCCGGCTTCCGGACATCGTGGCCTGTGCCAAGCAGGACGTGGCCACGGCAGCAGTCAGCGCCCGGGAAGGCACGGGCCTGACACAGGTGCTGCGCTGGCTGCAGGACACCCACAGAAACGGCAGCTGA
- the CCDC137 gene encoding coiled-coil domain-containing protein 137: MAGAGHAAAGKAACRGSKRPPGKASPAPRPGKRSAEKKKVDSRPQSRDEQEIPFRLREIMRSRQEMRNPLSNKKRRKEARATFRKTLEKEAKGDEPDIPVPKFRQRKWESDGAYVQRMEQEAQHVLFLTRNQAARQPEVQAASRKKSERKKAFRQRRLDKARQRREAKAADRQEQELLQDTVEFGEVVLQPPELTAKPRSSSSREQPGKKSLVLRTLLSPATCPLPRSSLARQRIVGEERARAVQAYRLLKRQRRPQ, from the exons ATGGCGGGAGCCGGACACGCGGCGGCGGGAAAGGCGGCATGTCGGGGTTCCAAGCGGCCGCCGGGGAAGGCGAGCCCGGCTCCGCGGCCAGGGAAGCGCAG CGCCGAGAAGAAGAAGGTGGACAGCCGGCCCCAGAGCCGGGACGAGCAGGAGATCCCCTTCCGGCTCCGGGAGATCATGAGGAGCCGCCAGGAGATGAGGAACCCGCTGAGTaacaagaagagaagaaaagagg CCCGAGCGACCTTCAGGAAGACGCTGGAGAAGGAAGCCAAGGGAGACGAGCCGGACATCCCCGTGCCCAAGTTCAGGCAGAGGAAGTGGGAGTCGGACGGGGCCTATGTGCAGCGCATGGAGCAGGAGGCCCAGCATGTGCTGTTCCTGACCAGGAACCAGGCCGCGCGGCAGCCGGAGGTGCAGGCGGCTTCCAGGAAGAAGTCGGAGAGGAAAAAGGC GTTCCGGCAGCGACGCCTGGATAAGGCCCGGCAGCGCAGGGAGGCCAAGGCTGCAGACcggcaggagcaggagctgctcCAAG ACACGGTAGAGTTTGGTGAGGTGGTCCTGCAGCCCCCTGAGCTGACTGCCaagcccaggagcagcagcagcagagagcag CCTGGCAAGAAGTCGCTGGTGCTGAGGACGCTCCTGAGCCCAGCCACATGCCCACTGCCGCGTTCCTCACTGGCCCGGCAGCGCATCGTCGGGGAGGAGAGAGCGCGGGCTGTGCAGGCCTATAGGCTGCTGAAGCGGCAGCGGCGGCCCCAGTAG
- the OXLD1 gene encoding oxidoreductase-like domain-containing protein 1, which yields MGKWVVHARAGKWGARWFSHWTSCQRLPPQRPRWPARDGHRTLGTDPVQKDAPGKPSVEAPDALPPDLQPPVNCCLSGCPTCVWVDYAQRLLQHYGGTRALATLEQHVADENLKAFLRLEIQLRMSTAPRPPKT from the exons ATGGGGAAATGGGTTGTTCATGCTCGCGCGGGGAAGTGG GGTGCACGCTGGTTCAGCCACTGGACTTCCTGCCAGAGGCTTCCTCCGCAGCGTCCCCGCTGGCCAGCTCGTGATGGCCACAGGACGCTGGGGACGGACCCTGTGCAGAAAGACGCCCCCGGGAAGCCCAGCGTGGAAGCCCCGGACGCCCTGCCGCCGGACCTGCAGCCCCCGGTGAACTGCTGCCTGAGCGGCTGCCCGACCTGCGTGTGGGTGGACTACGCCCAGCGGCTCCTGCAGCACTATGGAGGCACGCGGGCCCTGGCCACCCTGGAGCAACACGTGGCCGATGAGAACCTCAAGGCCTTCCTCAGGCTAGAGATTCAGCTCCGCATGTCCACAGCTCCCCGTCCCCCAAAAACCTAG